The Hyperolius riggenbachi isolate aHypRig1 chromosome 3, aHypRig1.pri, whole genome shotgun sequence genome window below encodes:
- the LOC137564322 gene encoding putative protein kinase C delta type homolog — MSFSKLPRGQSGPHVGKTITHKRKREPEKAQSSEDLESGERSIKRPAISIGDFRVLSILGQGAFGKVVLASLPGENQTVAIKCIPKKEVTTSLLRESRILQQVRGSPFICHAYAGLQSESHAYFVMEHLPGGSLGSLIEQRECLPDHLVEFYTAELVCGIQFLHERGIAHRDLKPDNIMLDADGHVKIIDLGLAQDQLTGGRTISGRCGTPDYMAPEILMGVGRMIARRTSLIGRRRCEGSLMLR, encoded by the exons ATGAGTTTCTCTAAGCTTCCTCGTGGCCAGTCAGGTCCACATGTGGGGAAAACCATCACCCACAAGAGGAAGAGGGAGCCTGAAAAGGCTCAGAGCAGTGAGGACCTGGAGAGTGGAGAACGGTCCATCAAGAGACCTGCTATCTCCATCGGTGACTTCAGAGTCCTTTCTATTCTTGGACAGGGAGCATTTGGGAAG GTTGTCCTGGCTTCCCTCCCTGGAGAAAACCAGACTGTGGCTATCAAGTGCATCCCCAAAAAGGAGGTTACCACCAGCCTTCTGCGGGAGAGCAGAATCCTCCAGCAAGTCAGAGGGTCTCCATTCATCTGTCATGCCTATGCTGGACTGCAGTCTGAG AGCCACGCCTATTTCGTCATGGAACACCTGCCTGGAGGAAGCCTGGGATCCTTGATAGAGCAGCGTGAATGTCTGCCGGATCATCTCGTTGA GTTCTACACGGCAGAGCTTGTCTGTGGCATCCAATTCCTTCATGAACGAGGCATTGCCCATCG GGATCTGAAGCCGGACAACATCATGCTGGATGCGGATGGCCACGTGAAGATTATCGATCTTGGCCTCGCGCAGGACCAGCTGACCGGAGGACGAACAATATCTGGACGTTGTGGAACACCAGACTACATGGCCcctgag ATTCTGATGGGCGTAG GTAGGATGATTGCTCGGAGAACCTCGCTCATCGGGAGGCGTCGCTGTGAGGGGTCACTGATGCTTCGTTAG